DNA from Brachyspira aalborgi:
CTCAAGATGAAAATGCTCCTCAAAATCAAATGCCCGTTCCGAATATAACGGTAAAAGTTGAAGCGCCTAAAGAATCTTCAAAATTAGCGAAACCCGAAACTCAATTAAAACCTGCAAGCGAAACTCCAACAATGAGAATGAAACTTTTGGACGATACTGACGATTACGAAAAAAAACTTGTTATAACTTATGGATTTGACAATATGCCCGAAAATACTTATTATTCAAAATATAAAAAAATATTGAGAAATGCGGCGAGAATAAGTTTGCTTGGAAATTTGCAAGAAGGATTAGAAATGTTTAAACTTATAAGAGAGCAGAAAATTCCCGAAGAATATAAGCAAATGATAGATAAAAATATTCAAGATATAACTTATTATTTAAGAGGTTTGCATAGAGTTAGGATTGAATAAATTATTTTTTATTTTTTGATAACAAAAAACCGAACTATACTAAAGTCCTCCATTGGAGGACGAAGTAACCCACATTTAAAAAATTAATTTTATAAATGTAGTTTCATTAAAGGTTGATTACTTCTTTTCCTTTCAATCGCTCTCAATGATGGGGAGCGAGATTGCTTCAGTAGTAGCTTATCAATGACGATATTTTTATGAAATAAAAAATATAAATAAAGTTAATATATTCTAGTTATTTTTCCAAATACGAATAAGAAAATTTATATTGCGCAAATGGAATATAAAAAACATCTTTCAAATTCGGACTTTTCAATACAGGCGGTTCAAAATAATAAATTGGAATAATAACCGCTTCGTCTTCTATAAGAATTTTTTCCGCTCTATGTAAGGCGGGCATTCTTATATTTTGGTCTATAGTTTTTGAAGCCGTAAGAATTTCATCGTCAAAATCTTTATTCGTAAATAAAGAATGATTTTTATAAGAATAACTTACGAACATTCCTAAAAAAGTCGTAGGGTCGTTATAGCTTCCTGTCCAGCTCGCTCCAGCCATAGTATAATTTCTTTCCGTTCTAAAAGCGTTAATAAAAGGCGCAAATTCCATTCGAATAAGTTTAATATCTATTCCTAAATTAACTTTCCACATATTTTGAATAGCTTCAAACATTGGAATATCATTATTAAAAGTAAGATAAAATTCTAATACGGGAAAATTCTCTCCGTTTGGATATCCAGCTTCAGCCATTAATCTTTTAGCTTCTTCTACATTATTTGTATAATCTTTAGGCTCTACGCTTATATATTCGCCCGCATTTTCTCTAAAATCTCCTTCAACATCCGTCACTCCTCTAGGCACTAAAGCTCCCGCGGGTTTTCCCGATTTAACTATATTTTCAATTATATAATTTCTATCTATAGCCAAAGATAAAGCTTTTCTAACTCTTTTATCTTTTAAAGTTTTATTTGTAGTATTTAAAGCGTAATATACCGTTCCAATTCTTGTGGCAATATCTATTAAACCTTCTTCTTTCAAACTGTCAATATCCTGCCAAGGAAAAGTGTCGGAAAAATGCAAAATTCCCTCTTTTACTCCCGCAACTGCAGAATTAGGATTATCCATTAAAACAAATTTTATTTTTTCGGCTACTATAGTATCTTTATTCCAATAATTAGTATTTTTTACAACTGTTATGCTTTCGTCTGGTTTTCTTTCCAACAATTTAAAAGCGCCGTTTCCTATACAAGTTTCTGGATTTATAGTCCAATCGTCTGGATTTTTTTCCACAATATCTTCTCTAACGGGAGAGAAAACGGGAAGATTAACCAATTCCAAAAAATACGCCGTTGGATATTCCAATTTAACTTCCAAAGTAAAATCGTCCAAAGCCTTAATTCCAAATTCTTCGACATCAATCTCTCCAGAATTTACTTTAGAAAAATTAAGAATAGGCTCAAATAAATAACTCGGTTCGCTTGCCGTATCGGGATTTACGACTCTTTTCCAAGAATATTCAAAATCTTTTGCAGTTAAAGTTTTTCCATCCGACCATTTTCCGTTGGTTCTTAAATGAAATATATAAGTTAAGCCGTCTTCGGAAATATCCCAACTTTCTGCAGCGCCTGGCTGAATTGCAATGTCTTTATATTTTGTAGTTAAACATTCAAATAAATGCGTAACATAAGTCGAGCCTTGCAAAGTTATATTCAAAGCTGGGTCTATAGTTTTAGGTTCAGCTCCCAAATTAACATAAACGGCATCCATATTTTTACTTTTTGAACATGAAACAAAAATAATAAAAGATACAATAAAAAATAATTTTTTCATCTTTTTTAAACCTCTTTAAATTATATTAGAATTATTTTTAAGAAATTATAATTTAAATTAAATTAATGTCAATAAAAAATTAAATTTCTTTATACAAAATAACATCCATATCGCCTTCTTTAGATTTAGATAATTTTGGAACTATAGATTTAAAATGTTCCGAATTGTTATGCATTTCTATAGATTTTTCATCTTTCCATTCTTCTATAAATGTTAAATATTTTCCGTCTAAACTTTCGTTAAGAGTGTAGGATATGCATCCTTCTTCCGCCCTGCTTTTTTCTATAAGCTCTTTTGCCGTATTTATAAAATCCGCTTTATTTTCTTTTTTAACCGTATTTTTAGCGACTATTTTAATCATTTTTAAACCTCTTAATTTATAAAATTTTTTATAGAATTGTATTTTAAATTATATTATTTTCAATAGAAATATATAAAATAAATTAATAACTATAGATTTATATTGTTAATTATTTTTTTAAAATTAAAAATGATATTAATCTATTCTTACGAAATTATATCGCTAATCCATTTTGAAAGTTTACTTGGAGTTAACGCTCCAACTTTTGCGCCTATTTTTAAAAAATATCTTGCAGCTTCCTTATCGTAAATTGAATTAGCGTTATAATCTAAAGCGGTTAAAACAATCAATTTGCTTCCAGATTCTATTATGTCGTTTGCATTCTTATACATAAGTTTGTAATCGTTGCTATCAAATAAATCGCTTATAAGTAGGACGATTGTTTTATCGGGAGCGAAAGTTATTTTTTTAGCGTATTCCAAAGCCTGCGCTATATTTGTTCCTCCACCTAATTGAACTTTAAATAATATATCTATAGGCTCTTTTATATGTTCGCTTAAATCGACTACCGAAATATCGAATATCACAAGTTTAATAGAAAGATAAGGAATATTTGCAAATATCGAAGCCATAATACTTGAATAAATAACCGAATCAAGCATAGAACCGCTTTCGTCAATAAGTATGATTATATTATAAGGATTATATTTTTTTATATTTTGATTGAAAAATAATTTATCAGTAAAAATTGTTTTATTTTTAATATCATAATTTTTTAAATTATATCTTATAGTTTTTTTTATATCGAGATTTTTAAATATTTTATTTGTCGTATTTGAATTTGGAAGTTTCTTTCCGTAGAAAACTTTTTTTATTTCGACTTCCATTTTATTTTTAATTTCTTCAAGCGTTTTTTTTACTATATCGTAAGCAAGTTTTTTAACATTTTGACTCATCATATCCTTAAAAGTTAAAATATTTTTTAAAAGTTCAATATTAGGCTCAATTTCTTTAAGTATATTTTCATCAGTTAAAATTTCCGTCAATTTATATTTTTCTAAAGCCTGTTTTTGCATTATTTCAACGGTTTCTTTTGGGAATAATTTTTTGACTTTTGAAATCCATTTTGGAACGGTTAAAGCGCTTTTTTCTTTTGAACTATTAGAATTATTAAAATTATCTAAAGAATATCCGCCGTTTTGAGTATATTCTCTATCGTATAAAAAATTTAATGTTTCGTCTATTTCAGAATATTCGTTATCGATTTCTAAATTTGAAAAACTTCCGAGTATTAAACGCCATCTATTTAAACTTCGACAATCTAAATTTTCGCCGTATTCGTTTAATTCATTTTTCATTTTACAAAAAGAATAAAAATAGAAACTACTTAATTATTCGTCTCCTAAACTCATAGGCATAATTATAAAATAATAGTCGTCTCTTTCTATCTCTTTTATCATAGTCGGACTTGAATCTTTATTTACCATAAAAGTGACTATTTCAGAATCAATTTGCTTAATAACATCTTGTATATAACTATAATTATAAGCTACAGAATTATCTTCGCCTGAATATTTTATATCTATTTCTTCTACAGATTCTCCCATTTCTTGATTAATCCCTTTAACTTTGAGAGTCTCTTCAGAAACGCTTAATATCATTCTTTTTGAACGAACATCGTTAATCATAGGCACAATTCTTCTTATAGCGTCAAGCAAATCATTTTTATTAACTCTAAAACTATAAGCGAATTCTTTCGGTATAACTTGTCTAAAATTAGGATATTTTCCTTCAATAAGACTTGAAACAAAATCGTATTTCCCAACTTGAAAATAAACTTGCTGTCCATCAACTCCCATTTTTACCTGCTCAACTTCGTCATAATTTGCAGTTACAAGTATTTCATTTAAAACTTTTGGCTCTACAATTATTGAAAAAGAACCTTTTTCTATTCCTTCAAATTCTCGCTCTATAATAGCCATTCTTCTTCCGTCTGTCGCAACGGCTAAAAATTTAGAATCGGTTTTTTCAAAGCATATTCCTCTTAAAGCTGGTTTAAAAGGCTCTTTCGCTATAGAGGTTATGGTTTTATTAATCATATTAACCAATTCTTTTGTAGGAAGCATTATATAATTTATATCGCCTTCGCCTTCGGGATATTGTGGGAATTCATCCGCTTTCATTCCTATTATTAAGTGTTTTATTCTTCCGTTTTCGGATTCTATATTAATCTTTTCGTTTTCTTCAACATTTATAGTTATCATACCTTCGGGCATTTCTTTTAATATAGAACTTATTTTTTTAGCGTATATTGCAACGATGCCTTCGCCTTCGCAATCGTCCAATATTATTCTACTTCTCGCCCAAACCGAACCGTCCGTAGCGGTTAATGTTAGAATATTGCCCGAAAGGTGAAAAAGCACATTGCTTTCTATATTATAAATTACTTTTCCCTCAACAACATTTTCGGTTACTCCGATTGATTTTACTATATCTTTTTTTGAACATCTGAATCTCATAGCTTCCTCATAATTTTTAATATTTATTTTTTTATTTAATAAATATTCTATCATTAAAAAGCATTTTTTACAATATGATAATTTGCTTTTTTTTAAATAATTTAAATAAAAATAAATTTAAATTTTTGAAATATATAAATATAAAGAAATAAAAAATTTCGGTTTTTTTGTAAAAGAAAGCAAAAAATTCTTATTCTTTTTATGCTATAAAATAATAACAAACCTTTTAAATCATAAACATATAAAAATTATAATATTGTTTTTAAAATATAAAAATATATAATAATTATATGGAAAATTTCATTATAGGGAAATTAATTAAACAGCTTCATATAGCGTTAGAAAATAATTTTAATAAATTTTCTAAAAAATATAAATTAACTTCTTCTCAAATGGATATATTAATATTTCTTCTTCATAACGAAGATAAAATAGTCAATCAAAGAGATATAGAAAATTTTTTAAGTTTAAGCAATCCGACTATAGCGGGAACTTTATTAAGGCTTGAAAAAAATGGATTTATAATAAGAAAAATAAGCTCTAAAGATAAAAGATACAAGGAAATTTATTTAACCGATAAAAGCAGAGAATTAGAAGATATAATTTTTAAATATATAAGAGACAACGATAATAAAATGTTTTCAAATATGTCGGAAGAAGAAAAAGAAAATTTAAAAAATATAATAACAAAAATATTAAATAATATACAAAAATAAAAATTATATTTTGCAATATATTTGTAAATTATTATAAATAGATTTTAAATTGAAGAAACATCTCTCAAATCTTTTGCAGCATCTTCGGGATTTATAGAATTAATATAAACTCCGCTTCCAAGTTCGTATCCAGCCAATTTGCTCATTTTAGGAATTATATCCAAAAACCAATGATTTGAAGAAGAATATTTTTCTTTTTGTTTTAATGTCGGCGATAAAGTATGCAAAACATAATTAAAACTAACCTCTCCAAGCAATTTATTTATTCTATTAAAAACATCTTTAACTATATCGGCAAAGTCAAAATTATAATCGGAAGAGTCGATTATGCTATCAAAATGTTTTTTTGGAAGAATATATATTTGATAAGGAAATCTTGAAGCAAAAGGCGAAATTGCAATAAACTCTTTATTTTCGCAAATTACTCTTTCATTAAGTTTTTTTTCTTCGGCTATTATATCGCAATAAACGCATTTATTTTTTTCATTATAATATTCCAAAGCTCCGTTTATTTCGTCAAACATTTGAACGGGGATAAAAGGAGTCGTTATCATCTGCGAATGCGAATGATATAAACTCGCTCCCGCTTCTCTTCCGAAATTTTTGAAATACAAACTATATTGCATATCGTTTTCTTTATATAATTCTTTTAATCTTAAAATAACCGCGTCAAAAATTTTCAATAAATCTTCGCTTTTCCCGTTATAAAAATTAAAATTATGATTAGGATTTTCTATAATAACATCATGAAAACCTTTAGAGCTTGAAGCGTTAAATAAATTCGTAGTATTTGGAAGTTCGCCCGCTTTAGTTTCGGCAATTATAGGATATTTATTTGGCACGATTCTAACAGCCCAATTTGAATTATCGTCAAAAATACTAATTGAAGCGTTTGGAGTTATATTTTCATGTCCTTTACAAAAAGGGCAATTCAATTCGGTATTTGAAATTCTTTTATCGTCTTTAACCGTAATATAATCGCTAGGTCTTCCTGTCCTGTCGGAAGCTATTATTACCGATTGTTTCGTTACTGGGTCTTTTCGTATATGAGGCATAAAAAATCTTAACCTATGAGTCTCTTTATTTTATCTTTAATTTCGGTTAAATTGCCCGATTTTAATATATATCCGTCCGCATTCCATACAGAAAATTCATGTCTATAATTATTATAGGCGGTGCATATTATTATGGGCAAATCTCTATGATGTTCTCTGACTTTAGCCAAAAAATCGAGTCCGTCCATTTTAGGCATTTTAATATCTAATGTTATTAAATCGATTCTAGGATTTCCATTTTGAATCATTCTCAAAGCTTCCTCGCCATCGTCAGTAGAAACTACATTATAACCTTCGTCTTTAAATTCTTCTTCAAATAAAGTTCTAATACTTTTTTCATCGTCCAACACTAATATCGTTTTCTTAGGCATATAAATGCTCCTTAAAATATAAACATATATTTATTTGTATATTATATAAATTTGAATAAAAAAGTCAAATATAATTTTATTAAATTCATTTTATTTTTCTTCGCTTTCTATAGATTTATTATAACTTGATAGTATTGTTTCAATAAGTCCGCTTCTTAAGGCTTTTTCTTCCAATTTTTCAACGCCTTTTATCGTTATTCCAGCGGGCGTGCATACGGCATCTTTAAGCTCTGCAGGATGTTTTTTAGATTCCAAAACCATAGCTCCAACGCTTTTGAATAATTGAGCCGCCGTTTCTATTGATGATTTTCTATCTATTCCCATTATAACTCCAGCATCGCTCATAGCTTCTATTAATATATATAAAAATGCAGGCGAACATCCAGAAATAGCCGTATAAGAATGAATAAGATTTTCGGGAATAATTTTAACCATTGCAATTTTACTTAATAAATCAATTATTTTTTTTTCTATAGAATCGCTTTCTACTACCGCTATAAATCCATTGCAAGTTTTAACGGGAGTATTTGGCATTATTCTAATTATTTTTTTTGTTTCAAATAATTTTATTAATTCTTTATTCTTTATCGAAGCCGCTACGCTTATTATTATAGTTTCTTTTTTTATATTAGATTTTATCTCTTTTGAAATATTTTCAAACATATAAGGTTTTACGGCAATAAATAATATATCCGATTCTCTCGCTACTTTTTTATTATCGTTATAAACTTTTATTCCAATATTTTTTTCAAGCGTTTCTTTTTTTTCTTTTGTTTTAACGCTTGCTATTATATTTTTTTTATCTATGCCAGATTTAATAAAACCTTCTATTAAAGCTCCGCCCATAGAACCAGCTCCTATAAATCCAATTTTCATTATAATATCTCCTTAAATTTATTTTTTATTTTAATATTTATTTTTTATCTTCAACTACAAACATAGTAGCCATCATTTTTGCAAGCATATTGTCTTTTTCGTCTTTTAAAGTCGCTTCAACTACGATTAATTTTTTTCCTTGACTTATAACTTCTCCAATTCCAAATACTTTTTTTGAAATAACAGGACGCATATAATTAATTTTTAACTCGGATGTTACCAAATGACAATTTGAAGGAATTACAGTGAAAGCTGCAAATCCTCCCGCCGTGTCTAAAATTGCGGCAACCATTCCGCCATGCATATAACCCAAACCTTGCGATAATTCTTTTTTATTTTCGCATGATATTATAGATTTTTTATCTTCTAATTTCTCCAATTTCATTCCCGTAAAAATCTGAAATTCCTGATTCTTAAAAATATTTTTAGCTCTTTCTAAAATCTCTTTATTCATTTAATTTTCCTTTTTAATTAAAATATATTTTATGATTTATGTATGAGTTTCCCACTCGTAATCATAATTGCATTCTTTATAATTTCCTTTAAATACGACTCCTTTAACGATTAATTTTTCGTCCAATATAACCAAATCTGCAATATAGCCTTCTTTTATTCTTCCGTATTTATTGTCTATCTTCATAACTTGAGCGGGATAAAGCGAAGCCATTTTTAAAGCCTCTTCCAAAGTAGCGCCAACTTGATTAACTGCATTTCTAACCGATTGACTCATCGTAATCGCCGAACCTCCCAAAGTTCCGTTATCGTCTATTAATCTGTTTCCTTCTCTATGCAATTTTTTTCCAGCCCAAATATATTCTTTTATATCGGAAGCGGCGGGAGAGATTGCATCCGTTACTATGCATATATGTCCTTGTTTTAATTTATAAGCCAATTCTATAGAAGCAAAATCGCAATGAATTCCATCGCATATTAAACCAGCGTAAATATTTTTAGTTTCCAAAACCGCGCCAACCGCTCCAGGCTCTCTCGAACCCCAAGGACGCATAGCGTTAAATAAATGCGTTGCAAAAGTTATTCCGTAAGGTATTTTTTCTTTTATTTCGTTATAAGTGGCGTTAGTATGTCCAGCAGAAACAACTTTTCCCGCGTTTGCAAAAGCCTCTATAACTTTTCCGTCAACCGTTTCGGGCGCTACCGTAATCATGACGCATTTTGAATCGTTTATTTTATCTATCATTTCTTTAGTGGGATGTCTTATAAATTTATCTTCATGAATTCCTCTTTTTTCATGCGATATATAAGGTCCTTCAAAATGTATTCCCAAAACTCCCAATACAGACAAATCCTCTATATTGTTAAATAAATCTATTACTTTAAGCATATGATTATCGTCTGTAGTTATTATTGTAGGCAAATATGAAGTGCATCCGTATTTTTGACAAACTTCGCTCATATTTTGCAAAGTTTCTAAAGAAGGATAAGCGTTTATATCGTATCCGCCAATTCCGTTAACTTGCAAATCTATATAACCAGGAGCTACAATTTTACCGCCCAAATCAATTCTCGTAATAACCGCGTCAACATCAATTTCTTTTTCAACGCTTTTTATAATATTATTTTCTATAACAATACAATAACCTTTTATAAATTTTTCTCCGTCAAATATTTTAATATTCGTTAAAGCGTAATATGATTTATATAATCCTTTAATCAATTCTTTAGGATGCAAACTTTTGCTTTCCAAACTTTTAGCGTATTTATAAGTTTTTACTTTTAAGTTTTCGCTCGCTTCTTCGTCCGCTACTATTATTAATTTTTTATGTTTTTGCAATATAGATGTAGGATAGAATTGACTAATCTCTCCTTCCACGCAATGAGGCAGAGCTTCCGATACTTCATAACCTTTTGCAATAATCATTATATATTTTGAATCGAAAGCTTCTTCAAAACCTAAAGTAAATCCTTCTTTTGGAAAAGATTCCGATGCAATTCCTATTTTTTTCGATTCGTAACTTCTTATTATTTCGCTTACTCTTTTATCTCTAACGCTTCCCTCTAAAGACGAACTTGGAGTATTGAGTAAAAAACTTCCATCTTCTGCTAAAGAATCTATTAATAAAGTTATTCCGCCCAAATTTTTTATTAAATCTTTCATTCTTTTAGCTTCTTTTTTTCTATCTAAAACGAAACTGTCGAAAAGATGAATATTTTCTTTAGGCAAATCTATAAATTGTAAAAAATTATCTTCTATATATTTTTGAGATATATTAGAATCTATATATTCTCCAGCTGAAACTATATGAACATTTTTAAACGAAACTATATTATCGTTATAGAAAGACAATAATTTTTGATAATATGATTTATCGATATATCTAATTGGAAACGATAATACAAAAGGTTTATCTTTGTTTGAATAATCTAGTATGCATTTTGTAGTATAATAAGCCGCCCATTCGTAAACGCTTTCATTAGTAATAATTATTCTCATTTTATGCCTCCGCAATTTTCCGCTTCTTTACTTTATTTAATAAAATTATTATATTCTTAATTAATTGACAATTATTATAACATTTTATATATTTTCTGTATATATTCAATTTATAAATTAAAATAATTAATAAAGTGAAACTTGATAAAATCTACATTTAATAAAGTCAATTTTAAAAATTTA
Protein-coding regions in this window:
- a CDS encoding MarR family winged helix-turn-helix transcriptional regulator: MENFIIGKLIKQLHIALENNFNKFSKKYKLTSSQMDILIFLLHNEDKIVNQRDIENFLSLSNPTIAGTLLRLEKNGFIIRKISSKDKRYKEIYLTDKSRELEDIIFKYIRDNDNKMFSNMSEEEKENLKNIITKILNNIQK
- a CDS encoding PaaI family thioesterase encodes the protein MNKEILERAKNIFKNQEFQIFTGMKLEKLEDKKSIISCENKKELSQGLGYMHGGMVAAILDTAGGFAAFTVIPSNCHLVTSELKINYMRPVISKKVFGIGEVISQGKKLIVVEATLKDEKDNMLAKMMATMFVVEDKK
- the proC gene encoding pyrroline-5-carboxylate reductase, with the protein product MKIGFIGAGSMGGALIEGFIKSGIDKKNIIASVKTKEKKETLEKNIGIKVYNDNKKVARESDILFIAVKPYMFENISKEIKSNIKKETIIISVAASIKNKELIKLFETKKIIRIMPNTPVKTCNGFIAVVESDSIEKKIIDLLSKIAMVKIIPENLIHSYTAISGCSPAFLYILIEAMSDAGVIMGIDRKSSIETAAQLFKSVGAMVLESKKHPAELKDAVCTPAGITIKGVEKLEEKALRSGLIETILSSYNKSIESEEK
- a CDS encoding putative quinol monooxygenase, with translation MIKIVAKNTVKKENKADFINTAKELIEKSRAEEGCISYTLNESLDGKYLTFIEEWKDEKSIEMHNNSEHFKSIVPKLSKSKEGDMDVILYKEI
- the nagA gene encoding N-acetylglucosamine-6-phosphate deacetylase gives rise to the protein MRIIITNESVYEWAAYYTTKCILDYSNKDKPFVLSFPIRYIDKSYYQKLLSFYNDNIVSFKNVHIVSAGEYIDSNISQKYIEDNFLQFIDLPKENIHLFDSFVLDRKKEAKRMKDLIKNLGGITLLIDSLAEDGSFLLNTPSSSLEGSVRDKRVSEIIRSYESKKIGIASESFPKEGFTLGFEEAFDSKYIMIIAKGYEVSEALPHCVEGEISQFYPTSILQKHKKLIIVADEEASENLKVKTYKYAKSLESKSLHPKELIKGLYKSYYALTNIKIFDGEKFIKGYCIVIENNIIKSVEKEIDVDAVITRIDLGGKIVAPGYIDLQVNGIGGYDINAYPSLETLQNMSEVCQKYGCTSYLPTIITTDDNHMLKVIDLFNNIEDLSVLGVLGIHFEGPYISHEKRGIHEDKFIRHPTKEMIDKINDSKCVMITVAPETVDGKVIEAFANAGKVVSAGHTNATYNEIKEKIPYGITFATHLFNAMRPWGSREPGAVGAVLETKNIYAGLICDGIHCDFASIELAYKLKQGHICIVTDAISPAASDIKEYIWAGKKLHREGNRLIDDNGTLGGSAITMSQSVRNAVNQVGATLEEALKMASLYPAQVMKIDNKYGRIKEGYIADLVILDEKLIVKGVVFKGNYKECNYDYEWETHT
- a CDS encoding VWA domain-containing protein is translated as MKNELNEYGENLDCRSLNRWRLILGSFSNLEIDNEYSEIDETLNFLYDREYTQNGGYSLDNFNNSNSSKEKSALTVPKWISKVKKLFPKETVEIMQKQALEKYKLTEILTDENILKEIEPNIELLKNILTFKDMMSQNVKKLAYDIVKKTLEEIKNKMEVEIKKVFYGKKLPNSNTTNKIFKNLDIKKTIRYNLKNYDIKNKTIFTDKLFFNQNIKKYNPYNIIILIDESGSMLDSVIYSSIMASIFANIPYLSIKLVIFDISVVDLSEHIKEPIDILFKVQLGGGTNIAQALEYAKKITFAPDKTIVLLISDLFDSNDYKLMYKNANDIIESGSKLIVLTALDYNANSIYDKEAARYFLKIGAKVGALTPSKLSKWISDIIS
- a CDS encoding response regulator → MPKKTILVLDDEKSIRTLFEEEFKDEGYNVVSTDDGEEALRMIQNGNPRIDLITLDIKMPKMDGLDFLAKVREHHRDLPIIICTAYNNYRHEFSVWNADGYILKSGNLTEIKDKIKRLIG
- the dnaN gene encoding DNA polymerase III subunit beta yields the protein MRFRCSKKDIVKSIGVTENVVEGKVIYNIESNVLFHLSGNILTLTATDGSVWARSRIILDDCEGEGIVAIYAKKISSILKEMPEGMITINVEENEKINIESENGRIKHLIIGMKADEFPQYPEGEGDINYIMLPTKELVNMINKTITSIAKEPFKPALRGICFEKTDSKFLAVATDGRRMAIIEREFEGIEKGSFSIIVEPKVLNEILVTANYDEVEQVKMGVDGQQVYFQVGKYDFVSSLIEGKYPNFRQVIPKEFAYSFRVNKNDLLDAIRRIVPMINDVRSKRMILSVSEETLKVKGINQEMGESVEEIDIKYSGEDNSVAYNYSYIQDVIKQIDSEIVTFMVNKDSSPTMIKEIERDDYYFIIMPMSLGDE
- the galT gene encoding galactose-1-phosphate uridylyltransferase, with product MPHIRKDPVTKQSVIIASDRTGRPSDYITVKDDKRISNTELNCPFCKGHENITPNASISIFDDNSNWAVRIVPNKYPIIAETKAGELPNTTNLFNASSSKGFHDVIIENPNHNFNFYNGKSEDLLKIFDAVILRLKELYKENDMQYSLYFKNFGREAGASLYHSHSQMITTPFIPVQMFDEINGALEYYNEKNKCVYCDIIAEEKKLNERVICENKEFIAISPFASRFPYQIYILPKKHFDSIIDSSDYNFDFADIVKDVFNRINKLLGEVSFNYVLHTLSPTLKQKEKYSSSNHWFLDIIPKMSKLAGYELGSGVYINSINPEDAAKDLRDVSSI
- a CDS encoding peptide ABC transporter substrate-binding protein, with translation MKKLFFIVSFIIFVSCSKSKNMDAVYVNLGAEPKTIDPALNITLQGSTYVTHLFECLTTKYKDIAIQPGAAESWDISEDGLTYIFHLRTNGKWSDGKTLTAKDFEYSWKRVVNPDTASEPSYLFEPILNFSKVNSGEIDVEEFGIKALDDFTLEVKLEYPTAYFLELVNLPVFSPVREDIVEKNPDDWTINPETCIGNGAFKLLERKPDESITVVKNTNYWNKDTIVAEKIKFVLMDNPNSAVAGVKEGILHFSDTFPWQDIDSLKEEGLIDIATRIGTVYYALNTTNKTLKDKRVRKALSLAIDRNYIIENIVKSGKPAGALVPRGVTDVEGDFRENAGEYISVEPKDYTNNVEEAKRLMAEAGYPNGENFPVLEFYLTFNNDIPMFEAIQNMWKVNLGIDIKLIRMEFAPFINAFRTERNYTMAGASWTGSYNDPTTFLGMFVSYSYKNHSLFTNKDFDDEILTASKTIDQNIRMPALHRAEKILIEDEAVIIPIYYFEPPVLKSPNLKDVFYIPFAQYKFSYSYLEK